In Candidatus Polarisedimenticolia bacterium, a single genomic region encodes these proteins:
- a CDS encoding ferritin-like domain-containing protein — MIMETEQVRELLIQALETEIGGVEVYETALRCATNPDLKEEWRNYLDQTRNHEQVLLEVFKKLNIDPAIQTPGREVVHHIGESLVKAMELALKGGSREAAQLVAGECVIAAETKDHLNWELIGMVAKASKGTMAKALKEAHDEVEDEEDEHLYHTTGWTRELWVKSLGLPAVLPPPEEVKEVETAIGAARAKQARREML, encoded by the coding sequence ATGATAATGGAAACCGAACAGGTCAGGGAGCTTCTCATCCAGGCATTGGAGACGGAGATCGGCGGCGTCGAGGTTTATGAGACCGCGCTCCGGTGCGCGACGAACCCGGACCTCAAGGAGGAGTGGCGGAATTATCTCGATCAGACACGCAACCACGAGCAAGTCCTCCTGGAGGTGTTCAAGAAGCTCAACATCGATCCGGCGATTCAGACACCCGGACGTGAAGTCGTCCACCACATCGGCGAGTCGCTCGTGAAGGCCATGGAGCTGGCGCTGAAGGGCGGAAGTCGCGAAGCGGCCCAGCTGGTCGCCGGGGAGTGCGTCATCGCGGCCGAGACCAAGGACCACCTCAACTGGGAGCTCATCGGCATGGTGGCCAAAGCGTCCAAGGGGACCATGGCGAAGGCACTCAAAGAGGCTCACGACGAGGTCGAGGACGAAGAGGACGAGCACCTTTACCACACGACCGGGTGGACCCGCGAGCTGTGGGTCAAGTCATTGGGACTCCCGGCCGTCCTGCCTCCCCCGGAGGAGGTGAAGGAAGTCGAGACGGCCATCGGCGCTGCGCGTGCCAAGCAGGCGCGCAGAGAGATGCTCTGA
- a CDS encoding YtxH domain-containing protein, protein MSEHRGNGGHGFLMFALGTTAGAVVALLTAPRSGKETRRRLQDAMQQVREKAGDVSASVADSYTRGAEAIKEGFSKAFDKDTNHQGAAQEASRQATGSASKSESHYNPTSPARAGAYGGNTPK, encoded by the coding sequence ATGAGTGAGCACAGAGGTAATGGGGGCCACGGGTTTCTCATGTTCGCGCTCGGGACCACGGCCGGGGCCGTCGTGGCGCTGTTGACCGCGCCGCGCAGCGGCAAAGAGACGCGCCGGCGCCTGCAGGATGCGATGCAGCAGGTCAGGGAGAAGGCCGGGGACGTCTCGGCTTCGGTGGCCGACTCCTACACCCGCGGCGCGGAGGCGATCAAGGAGGGCTTCTCCAAGGCGTTTGACAAGGACACGAATCACCAGGGCGCCGCGCAGGAGGCCAGTCGGCAGGCAACGGGATCCGCGTCGAAATCCGAGTCGCACTACAACCCCACGTCCCCGGCGCGCGCTGGGGCCTATGGGGGCAACACCCCCAAGTGA
- a CDS encoding transposase has protein sequence MTGELSVTLDPLEMLARLCQHIPPAGFHLTRLYGAYANRTRGARARRSPGAALAAPDSETIALTPSQRQRRRQWARLIAKVFEVDPLRCPCGGTMRVVAVILDPKVIRKILQHRPRPEARAHAPPGG, from the coding sequence GTGACCGGCGAGCTTAGCGTCACGCTCGACCCGCTGGAGATGCTGGCGCGGCTGTGCCAACACATCCCGCCGGCCGGGTTCCATCTCACACGGTTGTATGGCGCCTACGCCAACCGAACACGCGGCGCACGGGCGCGGCGCAGCCCCGGGGCTGCCCTGGCCGCGCCCGACAGCGAGACGATCGCTCTGACACCCTCGCAACGTCAGCGCCGCCGCCAGTGGGCACGGCTCATCGCCAAGGTGTTCGAGGTCGACCCGCTGCGCTGCCCCTGCGGCGGCACCATGCGGGTGGTGGCAGTCATTCTCGACCCGAAGGTGATCCGGAAAATTCTCCAGCACCGCCCCCGGCCCGAGGCCCGCGCGCACGCGCCGCCCGGTGGGTGA
- a CDS encoding RHS repeat-associated core domain-containing protein gives MKTLKLLPSILFVCNLAPSVLLAQAESAAAAAPGATGVNSAWDQESIDILTGTVNLYIPLYTAHSGDMAEWSVGLSYNSNLWDATDSNYPYTPSARHFTGFGPVGLGWRIGFGRVYSLAYTSGGTTETRYFYEGQRGDTHRLFQEAADQNGQCQPTPYWYAFDGSGVRAQSNSSGWTVWLPDGTTLSMGRHRQMDPNVRPWGGFPEAAYDGWDTTTITGPQPKNNGTSRYSIAITYQSQASGKSMCPDTVTDMDNPSRVVRFTCAVDQYYNDGPQYYSIGTYHDGVVTSIEVPAPTTPSSTQVYQFTYSKPTITDPFNGSSTYGYILTLTSLTAVGVNPVQTYWFFYDTAGLPNVNAGLLKSVSFPFGGGRSYQYGIGNVWRHDYPNIFEGARSGQFGFFPVLGVTGRGIGVAGKTYYWLYDRSNAVNCSQLHPENCYVLPKTVSVRGPYELEDSTVAKSLTVYTYNGTPQSAGTPGPHDGTLAKIEAYAGTEVTAPRLRTTSYEYDHTTPCMVGGAFRKGHYADNVRLIRDTTSFDDDGKNPHDLKVTDYTNWTMLTTNFGRFQDTIESIPNPNVAGATIPYRKTKMSYSVVTGPDKWILTPVLWRRVFDGNDSVKEETDFAFDSYGRMTSARRLFAPGASPLATSQDDLLTTFGYASSSGNRSAVLSQIPRQGVNLGTNTLLWDAGYPTKQQANGLSWYSLDVDREPNWGLATAVRGPSGTGVSVEYDSIGRPTTVGPLAGSGEPPVGITYGTFQKPGFYDSLMVTKVIGGDPLLVTSIQSKTILDGLGRVTEEQVLKTDDQGAAQWVSKKYTYDAVGNVMTESEWAPVGTTGPITTTIRAGTYGGSATVYVDPFLRVRKTIAADGATTLTSYQGLVTTRTVQGIQSGSVASPTTIDSVTVSTADVLGRLIGMTTKAAGATSFDLERQYSYDEMNHPTLAKTWDRRVPAAPVFQLRSTTYDHLGRIATLEEPERGKMWFGTVTQGGTGVDTSTGYDAMGNVVRFADANGFGSAPPFHYLKSYDPAGRLTMVEKEEDQSSLRTRVLDYGYDEATHGNSNSQLGQITSARSYEDDGTLSPPVAAVDYYYQESQYGRFNKMTTTLGKWAGGAHSIFYNYDALGQVSSIVYPTTATTDPTGMPGCTNATCLSMDRVHGQITHIGSSRGYSAVDSALYAESGRLKQWVAGTGIKTIIQPNSMNSRRVNEVKVLNGSNGQLWTSGVYQYDGGGNIKTVGSDVFTYDSIGRLKEARLMAPSGGTMYEQTFAYDPFGNIYSRSQTLTPGPGTTITGYIVNSATNRIDGVLGSPAVWAYDSDGALRQDDQFQYNYDNARRLKQVQVGGLDKGNYSYDAFGLRVYRKEDHGKEVFYFRDADGNVLSQYSRPANVTEIVPQWDRDYVYFGGSRVNMVETPLPLAVAWKTSQATSTQISLEWYPVQYAYGYLVLKKGPSDTEFHPILPGTTPVTTTGTTYLDTQVSNEQTYTYKVVAIDNVGNQGNASPERIIITGNTPTPPPAPSSLAATAGNAYVSLTWAQSTSPPDLAGYYVYRSLTSLGTEVYGTALNSAPITTQAYTDLNVTNGTTYYYKVRAVDTAGWKSTQSNQVSAKPKSFGMGMNITPGSWQGTDEPASDRLAEGSEAISPYATAGQMVGANVLFLHSDHLGSLRLVTNALGVVVTEHKYLPYGEEIQPMKTLDPYRFAGYERDSETGNDYSRARYHSASKGRWLGPDSLGGGYLYALNNPVNFYDPTGMYSAGPPACQQGPTQPGHSLPCTDGITVTAKSPDMEVTFIGFRNISYSSVGVGGGGGGGGVISNFFSNLFSTQFWMDEFKTGGCYRAFFDAWYDALIPIAPSAASFGDVVGSAYGAARFSSAMSYAASRPNSLGGQGLLYPLRSSTVRTIATDAEAATGLGLLIGVVLAEYQALVVQGYQMWNGQCQ, from the coding sequence ATGAAAACCCTCAAGCTATTGCCATCGATCCTCTTCGTATGCAATCTGGCCCCCTCGGTTCTTCTGGCTCAGGCGGAAAGCGCGGCGGCCGCGGCGCCCGGCGCTACGGGGGTGAACAGCGCATGGGATCAGGAAAGCATCGACATTCTCACCGGGACCGTCAATCTCTATATTCCTCTCTACACCGCCCACTCAGGTGACATGGCTGAATGGTCGGTGGGGCTTTCCTATAATAGCAACCTATGGGACGCAACGGACTCAAACTATCCGTATACGCCTAGTGCACGGCATTTCACCGGCTTCGGTCCGGTGGGACTTGGATGGAGAATCGGATTTGGAAGAGTTTACTCCCTGGCCTATACGAGTGGGGGTACAACCGAGACCCGCTACTTCTATGAAGGCCAACGAGGGGACACACACCGACTGTTTCAGGAGGCCGCCGACCAAAATGGCCAGTGCCAGCCCACACCCTACTGGTACGCGTTCGACGGATCTGGGGTTCGTGCCCAATCCAACTCTTCAGGTTGGACCGTTTGGCTTCCAGACGGAACAACTCTGTCGATGGGCCGTCACCGGCAAATGGACCCAAACGTTCGTCCCTGGGGGGGATTTCCTGAAGCCGCGTACGATGGATGGGATACAACCACCATCACGGGTCCGCAACCAAAAAACAACGGAACCTCGCGATACAGTATTGCCATCACCTACCAATCTCAAGCCTCAGGAAAGTCGATGTGTCCAGACACGGTTACGGATATGGACAATCCCTCGCGAGTGGTGCGGTTCACATGCGCTGTGGATCAATATTACAACGACGGTCCCCAGTACTATTCCATAGGTACCTACCACGACGGGGTAGTCACGTCGATCGAGGTACCCGCTCCAACTACTCCATCGAGTACGCAAGTATATCAATTCACCTATTCAAAGCCGACCATCACCGATCCTTTCAATGGATCTTCGACCTACGGATACATTCTGACGTTAACTAGCCTGACAGCTGTGGGAGTGAATCCAGTTCAGACGTATTGGTTCTTCTATGATACGGCGGGCCTTCCCAACGTGAATGCTGGGCTCCTCAAATCGGTTAGCTTCCCGTTTGGGGGAGGCCGAAGCTATCAATACGGGATTGGGAATGTGTGGCGACACGATTATCCAAACATTTTCGAAGGTGCGCGGTCTGGGCAATTCGGCTTTTTCCCTGTTCTAGGCGTTACCGGGCGCGGAATTGGTGTTGCTGGAAAGACCTATTACTGGCTTTACGATCGCAGCAACGCTGTGAATTGTAGCCAATTGCATCCGGAGAATTGTTATGTACTACCCAAGACAGTCTCGGTGAGAGGGCCCTACGAGCTGGAGGATTCCACGGTCGCAAAGAGCCTCACGGTTTACACCTATAACGGCACGCCTCAGTCGGCTGGGACTCCGGGGCCACACGATGGTACGCTGGCGAAGATTGAAGCGTATGCCGGTACGGAGGTGACTGCGCCTCGCTTGCGCACCACATCGTACGAATACGACCACACCACGCCTTGCATGGTCGGTGGGGCGTTCAGAAAGGGTCACTATGCAGATAATGTGCGGCTCATAAGAGACACCACATCGTTCGACGACGATGGTAAGAACCCGCACGACCTGAAGGTGACTGACTACACAAATTGGACGATGCTGACGACGAACTTTGGACGCTTCCAGGACACCATCGAGTCAATCCCCAACCCGAACGTCGCGGGGGCGACTATTCCCTACAGAAAGACAAAGATGAGCTACAGCGTCGTCACGGGGCCTGACAAGTGGATTCTGACTCCGGTCTTGTGGCGGCGGGTATTTGATGGGAATGACAGCGTTAAGGAGGAGACGGACTTTGCTTTTGATTCCTACGGCAGGATGACCTCGGCGCGGAGGTTGTTCGCCCCAGGAGCGTCTCCGCTTGCCACGAGTCAAGATGACCTGCTAACCACGTTTGGCTATGCTTCATCGTCGGGCAATCGGAGTGCGGTCTTGAGCCAGATTCCGCGACAGGGGGTCAATCTTGGGACGAACACCTTGCTGTGGGATGCTGGATATCCGACGAAGCAGCAAGCAAATGGTCTGTCTTGGTACTCCTTGGATGTGGATCGGGAGCCGAACTGGGGTCTTGCAACAGCGGTTCGTGGGCCATCCGGAACTGGGGTCAGCGTGGAATACGATAGCATCGGGAGGCCCACCACGGTTGGACCTCTCGCGGGATCTGGGGAACCTCCCGTTGGCATCACGTATGGTACGTTTCAAAAGCCGGGATTTTACGATTCGCTGATGGTTACAAAAGTGATCGGCGGCGATCCACTGTTAGTCACGTCAATCCAGAGCAAGACGATTCTTGATGGATTGGGGAGGGTCACGGAAGAGCAGGTTCTCAAGACAGACGATCAGGGTGCCGCTCAGTGGGTGTCGAAGAAGTACACCTATGATGCCGTCGGGAACGTCATGACCGAGTCAGAGTGGGCACCTGTGGGAACAACGGGTCCGATCACGACCACCATCCGGGCTGGCACGTACGGCGGCTCGGCTACCGTCTACGTGGATCCATTTCTTAGGGTGCGGAAAACGATTGCCGCAGATGGGGCAACCACGCTAACCAGCTATCAGGGCCTCGTGACGACAAGAACTGTCCAGGGCATTCAAAGTGGCTCCGTAGCCTCCCCCACAACAATAGACTCCGTGACGGTGTCAACAGCTGATGTCCTAGGTCGATTGATTGGCATGACCACGAAGGCAGCCGGTGCCACCAGCTTCGATTTGGAAAGGCAATACTCCTATGACGAAATGAACCATCCCACTCTCGCCAAGACTTGGGACCGTCGGGTTCCAGCTGCTCCTGTGTTCCAGCTACGATCGACTACTTATGACCACCTGGGCAGGATCGCTACCTTGGAAGAGCCGGAACGAGGCAAGATGTGGTTTGGCACCGTGACTCAAGGCGGGACGGGCGTCGACACCAGTACCGGTTATGACGCAATGGGAAACGTGGTGCGATTTGCAGACGCGAACGGGTTTGGCTCGGCGCCTCCATTTCACTATCTGAAATCGTATGATCCGGCCGGACGGCTGACCATGGTCGAGAAGGAAGAAGACCAGAGCAGCTTGAGGACCCGGGTCCTTGATTACGGATACGACGAGGCAACCCACGGAAATAGCAATTCACAGCTCGGCCAAATCACTTCCGCCCGCAGTTATGAAGACGACGGGACCCTAAGCCCGCCGGTGGCGGCTGTCGACTATTACTACCAGGAGAGCCAGTATGGCAGATTCAACAAGATGACGACGACCCTGGGCAAGTGGGCAGGAGGCGCCCACAGCATTTTCTACAATTACGATGCACTAGGACAGGTGTCATCGATCGTATATCCGACGACCGCGACGACTGACCCAACTGGGATGCCAGGCTGCACGAATGCTACTTGTCTATCGATGGATCGGGTACATGGGCAAATCACGCACATTGGATCGAGTCGGGGTTATTCTGCCGTTGACAGCGCTCTGTACGCTGAGTCGGGGCGGCTTAAGCAATGGGTGGCAGGCACAGGAATAAAGACGATCATTCAACCCAACTCAATGAATAGCCGGCGCGTCAACGAGGTGAAGGTATTAAATGGCAGCAATGGGCAGCTATGGACATCCGGAGTCTATCAGTACGACGGTGGTGGGAACATCAAGACTGTCGGGTCCGATGTCTTCACCTATGATTCGATTGGTCGCCTCAAGGAGGCGCGGCTGATGGCGCCCTCCGGGGGAACCATGTATGAACAAACATTTGCGTACGATCCATTCGGCAACATCTATAGTCGCAGCCAAACCTTGACACCAGGCCCCGGGACGACGATTACCGGATACATTGTCAACTCGGCAACAAATCGGATAGACGGGGTTCTTGGGTCCCCGGCCGTCTGGGCCTATGACAGCGATGGTGCCTTGAGGCAGGACGATCAGTTCCAGTACAACTACGATAATGCCAGGCGTTTGAAGCAGGTGCAGGTCGGCGGGTTGGACAAGGGCAATTACTCATACGATGCCTTTGGCCTTAGAGTGTACCGGAAGGAAGATCATGGCAAGGAGGTGTTCTATTTTCGGGATGCCGATGGGAATGTCCTCTCCCAGTACTCGCGCCCTGCGAATGTCACTGAAATAGTGCCGCAATGGGACCGAGACTATGTCTATTTCGGCGGAAGCCGAGTCAATATGGTCGAGACCCCCCTGCCACTCGCGGTCGCGTGGAAGACTAGTCAGGCGACATCTACACAAATATCGCTAGAGTGGTACCCTGTGCAGTACGCATATGGTTATCTTGTCCTGAAGAAGGGTCCGTCCGATACCGAGTTTCACCCCATACTGCCTGGCACGACGCCCGTAACGACCACCGGAACGACGTATCTGGATACACAAGTCAGCAACGAGCAGACATACACTTACAAGGTCGTGGCCATCGACAATGTGGGGAATCAGGGCAATGCGTCGCCCGAGAGAATCATCATCACTGGCAACACGCCGACGCCTCCACCTGCGCCCAGTAGCTTGGCGGCAACCGCCGGGAATGCCTACGTAAGCCTGACTTGGGCTCAGTCGACAAGCCCACCCGATCTTGCTGGATACTATGTGTACCGCAGTCTAACGAGCCTGGGAACAGAGGTTTACGGTACAGCCCTGAATAGCGCGCCCATAACAACTCAGGCTTATACAGACCTGAACGTTACGAATGGGACTACGTACTATTACAAGGTGCGCGCCGTGGACACGGCGGGCTGGAAGTCGACACAATCGAATCAGGTCAGCGCGAAACCCAAGTCGTTTGGCATGGGCATGAACATCACCCCGGGCTCATGGCAGGGGACGGATGAGCCTGCGTCTGACAGGTTGGCTGAAGGAAGCGAGGCGATCAGCCCGTACGCGACCGCGGGACAGATGGTTGGCGCGAACGTGCTGTTTCTCCACTCAGATCATCTTGGCAGTCTTCGCCTAGTAACCAACGCGCTCGGCGTCGTTGTGACGGAACACAAGTACCTGCCATATGGTGAAGAGATCCAGCCTATGAAGACGCTGGACCCGTATCGCTTTGCAGGTTATGAACGAGACTCCGAGACTGGCAATGATTACAGCCGGGCCCGCTATCATTCAGCCTCGAAGGGGAGGTGGCTCGGTCCGGACTCCCTTGGAGGAGGCTATCTCTACGCCTTGAATAACCCGGTAAACTTCTACGATCCAACGGGTATGTATTCTGCGGGACCGCCGGCTTGTCAACAAGGACCCACCCAACCTGGTCATTCGCTGCCCTGTACTGATGGCATCACAGTCACAGCTAAGTCACCGGACATGGAGGTAACCTTCATAGGCTTCAGAAACATTTCGTACTCAAGCGTAGGTGTGGGAGGTGGGGGCGGGGGCGGGGGAGTCATCAGTAACTTTTTCTCTAATCTTTTCTCCACACAGTTTTGGATGGACGAATTCAAGACGGGCGGGTGCTATAGAGCTTTCTTTGATGCATGGTATGATGCGCTCATTCCGATCGCCCCGAGCGCCGCGTCATTTGGCGACGTAGTGGGTTCGGCCTATGGCGCTGCTCGCTTCAGCAGCGCCATGTCCTACGCAGCGTCACGACCGAATTCTCTTGGCGGTCAAGGGCTTCTCTATCCCCTAAGGTCGAGCACAGTCAGGACGATAGCGACCGACGCGGAGGCTGCGACTGGGCTTGGGCTTCTTATTGGCGTGGTGTTGGCAGAGTATCAGGCACTCGTTGTCCAGGGATATCAAATGTGGAACGGGCAATGTCAATGA
- a CDS encoding lmo0937 family membrane protein, whose translation MLAVLAMVLVVLWLLGMVTAYTLGGFVHLFLILALVSFVFHFLRGRRHAV comes from the coding sequence ATGCTCGCAGTATTAGCGATGGTCCTGGTCGTGCTCTGGCTGCTCGGAATGGTCACGGCGTACACACTGGGGGGGTTCGTTCACCTGTTCCTGATTCTCGCGCTCGTGTCGTTCGTGTTTCACTTCCTTCGGGGTCGACGACACGCCGTGTAA